Proteins encoded by one window of Cyanobium sp. NS01:
- a CDS encoding serine protease, producing MRNSFSTGVCLLLAAGLPPLIVSRGSLAFADEVVPTPRLEITSEFAPASLSQLFSAMQSGNRKQISLPGATWIQLQFSKPQLGVDDYLQIEDSTGEIIRLSDSQIESWDGHTPRFKGSVLNITLSSPEEDLSTGSIAIRKIIIGIGSSSLSDGVLPKGLQKMLGPDSSKLLPQGQKLNPRINPESICDASDNRVTSSNRGVGRLMDIGCTAYIVWGDRMITAGHCDRPGATLVEFNVPPSDTTGTTQPAAVDDQYFVVPDSFVSQETTDNDWAVFRVRPNQITGLFPAEAQGTLIPLSRRSQPNNVTITGYGVDGPSPNFGSSGPRNADSQTQQTGTGPANYPNNIRIEYRTDTQPANSGSPILQQATNTSIGVHFSGGCGTRGGRNAGTSFRSAAFWNAIGDSTHGTQTVAKIISYQRGVVTAFSGKGIYLSPDGRSIGGGGLTTRA from the coding sequence TTACCAGTGAGTTTGCACCAGCTTCCTTATCGCAACTTTTCTCAGCCATGCAAAGCGGTAATAGGAAACAGATTTCACTACCAGGTGCCACTTGGATTCAGTTGCAGTTTTCAAAGCCACAGCTTGGCGTTGATGATTATTTGCAGATCGAAGATTCGACTGGAGAAATCATTAGGTTATCGGATTCTCAGATCGAGTCATGGGATGGGCACACACCGCGTTTCAAAGGTTCAGTGCTAAATATCACATTATCATCACCTGAAGAGGATTTATCGACAGGGTCAATTGCAATCCGTAAGATTATCATTGGCATTGGTTCTTCAAGCCTATCCGACGGCGTGCTGCCGAAAGGACTCCAGAAGATGCTTGGTCCAGATAGCAGTAAGTTGCTGCCTCAAGGTCAGAAACTCAATCCACGGATTAATCCAGAATCTATATGTGATGCATCTGATAATCGTGTTACCTCTTCCAACCGAGGGGTAGGTCGATTAATGGATATTGGGTGCACTGCATATATTGTGTGGGGGGATCGGATGATAACTGCTGGTCACTGTGATCGTCCTGGGGCAACTCTTGTTGAATTTAATGTTCCCCCATCAGATACCACTGGAACAACCCAGCCAGCAGCTGTGGATGACCAATACTTCGTCGTTCCAGACTCTTTTGTTTCGCAGGAAACAACCGACAATGACTGGGCAGTCTTTCGAGTCAGGCCTAATCAGATTACGGGCTTATTTCCAGCAGAGGCACAGGGAACATTGATTCCTTTATCCAGAAGATCACAGCCTAATAATGTAACAATCACAGGCTATGGCGTAGATGGCCCATCGCCGAATTTTGGCTCTTCTGGGCCCCGGAATGCTGATAGTCAAACGCAACAAACCGGCACGGGGCCTGCTAATTATCCAAACAATATACGAATTGAATACAGGACTGATACGCAGCCTGCCAACTCAGGGAGTCCGATTCTTCAACAAGCAACTAATACATCAATTGGCGTTCATTTTAGTGGCGGTTGCGGTACGAGAGGAGGCCGTAACGCAGGAACAAGTTTTCGTAGTGCAGCATTCTGGAACGCAATAGGAGACTCCACGCATGGAACCCAGACAGTTGCCAAGATAATATCTTATCAGAGAGGTGTTGTAACAGCATTTAGCGGGAAAGGGATCTATTTAAGCCCTGACGGCAGAAGCATAGGTGGGGGTGGTCTAACGACGAGAGCCTAA